One genomic region from Kamptonema formosum PCC 6407 encodes:
- a CDS encoding ATP-binding protein translates to MPAYISSIPQADASTTRKYGITVLGLAISQQFCKMMGDEIIVESEVGVGSTFTLFFPDNVDYPLKTRNELTTNKLINIA, encoded by the coding sequence ATTCCAGCATATATTTCAAGCATTCCCCAAGCTGACGCTTCTACTACCCGCAAGTATGGAATTACTGTTCTGGGACTAGCTATCAGCCAACAGTTCTGTAAAATGATGGGGGATGAAATTATAGTTGAAAGTGAGGTAGGTGTTGGCTCTACTTTCACCCTGTTCTTTCCCGACAATGTGGACTATCCTCTAAAAACTAGAAATGAGTTGACAACTAATAAATTAATAAATATAGCGTAA